One Alnus glutinosa chromosome 13, dhAlnGlut1.1, whole genome shotgun sequence genomic window, ACATAGTCTGATAGTCACCGTCCTGAACTAATCTTTTCCCGATGCTATAAAATCTTGGCTCCTGAAAAAGGCTGCAACTTCTCAATGACGATTGGAAATCCTATTTTTCAATCTCTTGGCGCCACTCCCACCATTTTAGTCCCTTCGACTTTTCTGggttcttctcctttcttccaAAACACCCTCAGAAACCCATGTAGAGAAAGCAGGGAGTCCAAGTGTTACAGAGAGAGAAGGCTTGTCAAGAGAAGGGGAGGGATTGTTGTTTGTTGGGCATTGTTCCCAGTTGATCCATGGGCACCCAGCATCGATTCACAGAGCATAGCTTCAcagctttttgctttttctttgtttccctACCTTGGTTTCTTGTACTTCATCACCAAATCCAAGTCTGCTCCAAAGCTCACCCTTTTTGGGTTCTACTTTTTGCTCGCCTTTGTGGGGGCTACCAGTGAGTTTCTCAGACCTATCTCCTCTATAAATTGCTTTTATGTTAATGTTGGATTGCTTCTTAGGGTTAAGTATGATTCCGAGTTGAAGTTCATTTTTTATGGGATAGTTTATGTTGCAATATGTAAAACTGTGGATTTAGCCTTTGTTTGGTCATTCTGGGACAAGCTTTTGATCCTTGTATCAATTAAGCTTTCTTGAGTTCTCAAGCGGGTTGGTGGTGATTCTGATTTTAACAAATCATATTGCAATTGCTCTGGAGAAACGGGTATAAAAATTACATGAGAAATTGGTTGGACTTTTTCAACATTGAGGAACTATTAGCCATCAGAAGGTTCATcatgagagaaaaatgaattaattaaaaaaatattttatcaatgTCAAATATATCTGtcaaaagaaatatattaatcTCATTTTGGCTAACAGATTAGTGCCTTTGCCCTGCTATGGTCACTTGTTCATTACAAcaaaagtattgattaaatgattgaatttgcctcttcctatcagcttaaacttttgggataagtggtggtTTAACAATTACTGTCAACAGCTTTGTTCCAACTATACTAATTTCCCTCATTTTGGCCTTTCCTGCCATTGTGTCCATTGAGCAGTCCCTGCTGGAATTTATGGTAACTTCTCTCTCCACTGAGCAAGAAATCTCAGTAATGGTTTACATATAAACGCCTAACTGTTTAACTCTGTTTCTGTGGTCAAAACAGCAAAGGTGCATTATGGTACTTCCTTGTCTAATGTGGATTGGTTACATGGTGGAGCTGAGTCGCTTCTTACTCTAACCAACTTATTTATTGTGATGGGGCTGAGAGAAGCCCTTAAGAGAGCTCGAAATGCAAAATGAAGCTCATCCAGTTATCTTCCAGTACTGAAAGGGGCGAGGCGTTCCACCTAAGAACAGGAGGGCAGTTTCATCATTTTCATTGGTTATGTTATTGTTTTCATTACCTTGTTGAAGCGCTACATAATCTGGTGTGTCTGGCAAATTTTTGGGTTCTCTTCTTGTTCTGCCTTCAGTCAGGAATATATTCAAGATATTTATGCAGCTGTCCTTTTTCTTGTGCTTGAGAGTTGTCCCCTCAACTAAATGTACAGTTGAAAAATGCATTCCGTTTTGTTGTTGAGCACATCAAGTAGTGGTTGGCTTTGGTACGCTCACATGTCATAAGAATGGATGTTAGTTTAATATACTAGATTGTTCCTCCAACCCAGTTTGGAAGTTCTTCTTTTAAGCAGTTGTTGTAATATTCCATTGGATTATGAATCAAGTTAGAATGATATATACAGTTTCAGAGTACATTGTTAAACAAGTTTGTTTTGTGTAatagtttggttttgaaagaaaaaaccagaCAATCATTCTATGTAAACCATGATTCCCATTGATGACTgctatttatgctttcttgcaAAAGTTATGGAGCAGGTCAGAGTGGGATGGAAATAAAATTCATTGTCATACATACCCTAGCAATTAGAGCTACTGTGGGAAAGAAATTGGACAAATTGTTAACTCTAACATTAAGATCTATCTTACAGCTAAAATTCAAGGAGGATATTATATATTCGTCAAACATTTCTTCTATCACAAGCTAGGTTCAACAGGTCTAACCAAATTGCAAGTTTGCAACCCACATGCtgtttttattcttattttagaGCCTAAATGGAATCAAGAGAAAAACGCCGGGGAGTCTAATGGGAAATTTGGATCAATTTCCGCTGGATCAAGTGAGAAATCCAAGTCTAGAATAGGAGAACTGGTGACTGAGGTGTTGGCGGAGAATATGTCAGTGAGATCAGACTCCGAACGGTGAACGTTGTGAACCCCTCTGAAGTTGCTTGCCTGGCATGCGTACGCCGAGAAGCAGTTTGATTCCGGGGTGGCCGGAGAGAAAAATGGTTGAGAAAAACTGCCCAGGAGAGTGTTATTGTCAAGTGCAGAAAGTGAAAAGCTACTGCTTTCACCCTTAAAGCATCCAAATGAAGTTGAAGGAAAAGAGAAGGGATATGCCATCTCTTTATCATCCAATTGCTCAGTATCAACCCTCAAACTGCCTCGAAAGTCTGAGAGAGCGTCTAGTGATTGCTCTTGTTGATGTTCATTATAGTTACTGTGTTTCTGTTCTTGCATTTCGGGTGATGCTGGTGCCGGGACCAAATTGGTAGCGTGGGAACAGGTGTGCTTTCCTCTGTATGTGATGTCGAATACGTTGGGGTCTTCATCCGATCTTTGCACTTGCTTTGTCGCCCAACAATTTTGACTTATACGAAAAGTGCATCTATAATAGCTTCTGTAAACGCAACATATCAGTTGTTAGAACTGTCCGTGCATCATAAAAGACAAATCTCTAATCTCTAATTgctgtttgttaatatttttgtttcgaaaaagaaaaaaagaaaagtatagcCACACGTGTGATTTTGAAGCAGAAAAGTAAAAGAGGAGTCACCTGGGATATTTGGCTCCGAGGATGTCCTTCTGACCATATTTTCTCCAACTATAGCCATCATCGTGGGGTCCTTCCAATCCAGTCTCAGAGCTGACTCTCACTTGGTCCGTCCATCTGGGCAATATCTTTCTGCAACCCAATTTCAAAAACACGTTGCAAGAAGCATATAAGTTATCAATCAGCATCAATTTCATTGCAGTAATCAAGAATTATGCTTCAGGCTCGAAGTTCTCACCTCTTCTTTGAGATGTTATAGTCCTGATGATGATCCTTGAGACCCTTGTCAAATTCATCGCTCGCATGACTTCCGTTGACAGAAATCGGAGACCCCGGCAAAGCTGCTGTCACTTCCACAGTCTGGGAATGTCCCGATGACCCACTCCATCTCAGAATCAACAGAGCCTTCTCGTATGAAGCTAATACCCTCTGTAACAGCATATCTGCAATATCGGGCGACGAAGATGTTGAATTCAATTGTTCACGTAACTGTTTCGCCACCTCCATTCCCTGAACCAGTTCACTAATCAGTGTCTTCTGCTCCCAGCTCCAACCGTTCTCCATCCTTTCCAATTCTGTCAATAGGGTCTAAAAGGAATGGACTACAAAGTGCTTCCTAAAGGTGAAAGTGTAACTTCTGCTACTTCATTTCTGAGTCTGTTGTTGTCAAGAAGCAAAAGCTTTCCAATTGGCCGCGAAAGTAGAAGCAGAAGGGATATGCAAGGCACAAATGGTGAACAATAAGAAGATACAAACATTTGAAGGGGAAGTTAATTGGAGGAGTTGAGTAGCAGAAAGAAAGAGGTTGGTAGGAGTGACGCTGTATGCTGTGGAAGCACAGAGAGAGGGAAGTTCTTGCATTTGAAGGGGAAGTTGAAGGAGTTGTATTTATAGCAAGTTCCTCCGGATattggaaaaacaaaagaaaaagctagGGAGTATTGGATTGGAACTGGAAGGTCAAAAAGTTGAAGTTTGACTGAGAAAccgagtatttttttttctgcagaGACCAGTCTTTGGTCATCAGGCAGTAGGGAGTGAGGAAGTGAGGAGAGCCAAATGCTGACCAATTCAACTTCTAAAAGGGTCTCTATcattgtctctctctctttctctgattTGCCCTTCATGGCCTTGCATGATTGATATGAAGAAAAAATGGGAGGTCCGGGTACAAGTTTGATCGAGTAAACCAAAGAATTTTCAAACCTTTCTTCCGCGTTCTTGCTTGGTGTTTTCGGCTGCTCCAAATAGGAGTGAAATGGACTTCTGACATGCAACAGTGGTAGTGCCCTCAACCCCACTCTTACGTCCAAAGATCCTTAGCTGCTTCAAAATATCTAGAGCTAGCTCCTTCGCTAATCTTTTTTTACGACcctttttaaaactttttataaaaaaaaaaaaaaattaatttatttttacctttatatcacattacaattatataaaaaaaaaaaataaatcattttttaaaaaacattaacaaacaagcACGATACTAATTCGTTCATATGAATCTTTTATGCTAGCGGCTCACTACTAAATTTAGGTTTGAGACCGTACAAAAAGTCAgaacaaacaattcaaacttCCACCATTAAAAATGGCTTTCTGATTGAGCAGATTCTTgtaattcttgtctttttttttcccctaattgCTCATCAATTAGCATGTCGTTTCAACTTTCAACTTTCAACTATGACCCTCACCGCGCGCTCATAACTTGTATAGAAGTATTAAGTATAGAACCCCTAAAGCCGCTAAACCATGACCGGATGGAAAAAGGGTCTGCCACAACTGGACCCATCTACTTTTTGCCCTATTACTTCGACGTAgcaaatatttagttaaaatatatatatttttattttaattattcacttttactattctattttaaataaattttatttatttattatcttttattagagcattactagcagcttccctacatgggttcccttcccttccctttccCATTCCCTGGGAAGTGAACAGttcttcccaatgcattggaaaCTACTGTTCACTTCCCATCTTATtttataatcttaaaaaaaactctctctcctctcacgtCTGCCTcatctcctttcttctttttcattctttttttttttttttcttcgccCAAACCCACCATGGCCGTTTCGTCCAAACCAACAATGGCCGTAAGTTCTTCTTTTTCGCCCAGACCACCATGGCCACCTCTCTGcaaccttcttcttcattcttttttttttttcctcgccCAAACCCACCATGGCCGTTTCGTCCAAACTACAATGGCCgtcagttcttcttcttcgcctAGACCACCATGCCCACCTCTCTGCAACCTTCACCTCCTCCGATGCCTTCCGGTCATGAAAATCCCAGACCCACCAGCCCCGCCTCGGCCGATGTAGGTGACGCATGGCCAACTGATTTGGGACTGTGACAAGCACAGCCCATCATTTGGGTCGGTGACGAGCACCATCCTCACTGCCGGAGACCCCTGGACGACTAGCTGCTTAATTGCCGAAGCCCTGGACGGAAAGCCCGCCGATGATGGCGGTTTTGGTGTGACAGATTGAGAAAGATGAAGTCTGGGCGTGGGTGTGAGGACGGAGAAaacgagagagggagagagagaagaagaaaagaaattaataaaaaaagaaaaagaaaaagtataaattaatattttaatgatatagagaaaaatgaaaggaagttgctgtggagttttttttttattgggaagCAAAAAGTGCTTTTGTTCCCTATGTATAGGGAAAATAGatgggaagggaagggaagctgccAAGAATACTCTTAGCATTTccaaagaggagagagaatcaGAATTTGTTAAGCAATATAGCAGCTAGTCAAAATTTCTAGCTGGAAGGGAagctttattttaatttttttattattattattatatagctagccaaaataacttctttttttttttttgtggctaTTTTGgctaaccaaaaataaaagctAAAGCAGCt contains:
- the LOC133854112 gene encoding uncharacterized protein LOC133854112 isoform X1; the protein is MTIGNPIFQSLGATPTILVPSTFLGSSPFFQNTLRNPCRESRESKCYRERRLVKRRGGIVVCWALFPVDPWAPSIDSQSIASQLFAFSLFPYLGFLYFITKSKSAPKLTLFGFYFLLAFVGATIPAGIYAKVHYGTSLSNVDWLHGGAESLLTLTNLFIVMGLREALKRARNAK
- the LOC133854112 gene encoding uncharacterized protein LOC133854112 isoform X2, producing MTIGNPIFQSLGATPTILVPSTFLGSSPFFQNTLRNPCRESRESKCYRERRLVKRRGGIVVCWALFPVDPWAPSIDSQSIASQLFAFSLFPYLGFLYFITKSKSAPKLTLFGFYFLLAFVGATTKVHYGTSLSNVDWLHGGAESLLTLTNLFIVMGLREALKRARNAK
- the LOC133854111 gene encoding probable WRKY transcription factor 41, with the protein product MENGWSWEQKTLISELVQGMEVAKQLREQLNSTSSSPDIADMLLQRVLASYEKALLILRWSGSSGHSQTVEVTAALPGSPISVNGSHASDEFDKGLKDHHQDYNISKKRKILPRWTDQVRVSSETGLEGPHDDGYSWRKYGQKDILGAKYPRSYYRCTFRISQNCWATKQVQRSDEDPNVFDITYRGKHTCSHATNLVPAPASPEMQEQKHSNYNEHQQEQSLDALSDFRGSLRVDTEQLDDKEMAYPFSFPSTSFGCFKGESSSFSLSALDNNTLLGSFSQPFFSPATPESNCFSAYACQASNFRGVHNVHRSESDLTDIFSANTSVTSSPILDLDFSLDPAEIDPNFPLDSPAFFS